Proteins found in one Pseudomonadota bacterium genomic segment:
- a CDS encoding metallophosphatase family protein, with translation MRLGIFSDIHANLEALHAVLAAYESERIDMFLCAGDVVGYGASPNECVELVRATTTEVVLGNHDAAVSGIMDYSYYYDAARRVLDLHANALTEDGLAWLSNLPYSRRYPDAGIKLCHGSPIEEREFDYIFAPEQAFSLLPFFHMLDQITFIGHSHLCRVFALTPSTVEEIAAKQFYVDRERKFVISVGSIGQPRDYDNRASYTIFDTETRMFQFKRVEYDIETAANRIFTAGLERNFGNRLFIGV, from the coding sequence ATGCGGTTGGGCATTTTCAGCGATATCCACGCGAACCTCGAGGCGCTCCACGCCGTGCTCGCGGCGTACGAATCCGAGAGGATCGACATGTTCCTGTGCGCCGGCGACGTCGTGGGCTACGGCGCGAGCCCCAACGAGTGCGTGGAGCTCGTGCGCGCGACGACGACCGAGGTGGTGCTCGGCAACCACGACGCGGCGGTCTCGGGCATCATGGACTATTCCTACTACTACGACGCGGCCCGGCGCGTCCTCGACCTCCACGCGAACGCGCTGACCGAGGACGGCCTGGCGTGGCTGAGCAACCTGCCGTACTCGCGGCGGTACCCCGACGCCGGGATCAAGCTGTGCCACGGATCGCCCATCGAGGAGCGCGAGTTCGACTACATCTTCGCGCCGGAGCAGGCGTTCTCGCTGCTCCCGTTCTTCCACATGCTCGACCAGATCACCTTCATCGGGCACTCCCACCTGTGCCGGGTGTTCGCGCTCACGCCGAGCACGGTCGAGGAGATCGCCGCCAAGCAGTTCTACGTCGACAGGGAGCGGAAGTTCGTGATCTCGGTCGGCTCGATCGGCCAGCCGCGCGACTACGACAACCGGGCGAGCTACACCATCTTCGACACCGAGACCCGCATGTTCCAGTTCAAGCGCGTCGAGTACGACATCGAGACCGCGGCGAACCGGATCTTCACGGCCGGGCTCGAGCGCAACTTCGGCAACCGCCTGTTCATCGGCGTCTAG
- a CDS encoding CpXC domain-containing protein — protein MAKSTKTRPPAGWSSAGTTRRESYCVCPKGHRFVAELFTAVDLDEQPELLEILTDAGLQPARCPTCAADLALAEPFVVDQPERQRRALFVPDALAHRELELRAELLAKFAANPSPYAPPYAANPATVVGVAALQVWLFGEAAAPAAAPAPRERPERKSKEPAPKAKPKTAQEIHAAFADLAETEKPQSVPSIPPSGPQMDGVDVNEPLLDDDWLADDSIAPARAKSGDPASGRRGIHGKDKAAGQAESRGAGKGVSFADLLSDNDGDPGDDG, from the coding sequence ATGGCGAAGAGCACGAAAACGCGTCCGCCGGCCGGATGGTCCTCAGCGGGCACGACGCGACGGGAATCGTATTGCGTCTGCCCGAAGGGCCACAGGTTCGTCGCCGAGCTGTTCACCGCGGTGGACCTCGACGAGCAGCCCGAGCTGCTCGAGATCCTCACCGACGCCGGGCTGCAGCCCGCGCGGTGCCCGACCTGCGCCGCCGACCTCGCGCTCGCCGAGCCGTTCGTCGTGGATCAGCCCGAGCGCCAGCGCCGGGCGCTGTTCGTCCCGGACGCGCTCGCGCACCGGGAGCTCGAGCTGCGCGCCGAGCTGCTCGCCAAGTTCGCGGCGAACCCGTCGCCGTACGCGCCGCCGTACGCCGCCAATCCCGCGACCGTCGTGGGCGTCGCCGCGCTGCAGGTGTGGCTGTTCGGGGAGGCCGCCGCGCCCGCCGCCGCGCCCGCCCCTCGGGAGCGGCCGGAGCGCAAGTCGAAGGAGCCCGCGCCCAAGGCCAAGCCGAAGACCGCGCAGGAGATCCACGCGGCGTTCGCGGATCTCGCGGAAACGGAAAAGCCGCAGTCGGTGCCGTCGATCCCGCCGTCCGGGCCCCAGATGGACGGCGTCGACGTGAACGAGCCGCTCCTCGACGACGACTGGCTCGCCGACGACTCGATCGCGCCCGCGCGAGCGAAGTCCGGGGACCCGGCGTCGGGCAGGCGCGGGATCCACGGCAAGGACAAGGCGGCCGGGCAGGCCGAGAGCCGCGGCGCCGGCAAGGGCGTGAGCTTCGCGGACCTTCTGTCCGACAACGACGGGGATCCGGGGGACGACGGCTAG
- a CDS encoding radical SAM protein, whose product MKVVFVYPKFEKFLEGVPELNKELVDHYLGQYTTPPSLGIPILAALTPPTWEVELVDDNNGDPVDFDAPADLVAINCFTPQATRAMELADGYRAAGKRVAMGGYWPSTMPDEALLHCDAVNVGDGEPTWPRILADAAAGALARKYVGGTRADLASLPIPRRDLFYAKRGYDWNEDLVQVARGCTYNCSMCAIPTHAGHRIRLRPVEAIAAEMRTLRHDNVYLADDLLFFPSRRLEEWSRALFEALAPLGKKYFVTSTMALKTDDDLLDRIARAGVTSFYCTMNVDPKSIRALGGDAEAQAELADLVAKLEGRGIRFYASIGLGRDWDGPGLADAILELCAKARIRTAEFFLFCPYPGSSLWDRLERQGRILHREWRKYNGAHVVWRPANLEPDGLHEQFLRLWREFYAAQDSGDVVRNLEPDRSDAHLAERRRRAGAEGEG is encoded by the coding sequence ATGAAAGTCGTATTCGTCTACCCGAAGTTCGAGAAGTTCCTCGAAGGGGTGCCCGAGCTGAACAAGGAGCTCGTGGACCACTACCTCGGCCAGTACACGACCCCGCCGTCGCTCGGGATCCCGATCCTCGCCGCGCTCACGCCCCCTACGTGGGAGGTCGAGCTCGTCGACGACAACAACGGCGATCCCGTCGACTTCGACGCGCCCGCCGACCTCGTCGCGATCAACTGCTTCACGCCGCAGGCGACCCGCGCCATGGAGCTCGCGGACGGCTACCGCGCGGCCGGGAAGAGGGTCGCCATGGGCGGCTACTGGCCGTCGACCATGCCCGACGAGGCGCTCCTCCACTGCGACGCGGTGAACGTCGGCGACGGCGAGCCGACCTGGCCGAGGATCCTCGCGGACGCCGCGGCCGGGGCGCTCGCGCGCAAGTACGTCGGCGGCACGCGGGCCGATCTCGCGTCGCTCCCGATCCCGCGCCGCGACCTCTTCTACGCGAAGCGCGGCTACGACTGGAACGAAGACCTCGTCCAGGTGGCGCGCGGCTGCACGTACAACTGCTCCATGTGCGCCATCCCGACCCACGCGGGCCACCGGATCCGGCTGCGGCCGGTCGAGGCGATCGCGGCCGAGATGCGGACGCTCCGGCACGACAACGTCTACCTCGCGGACGATCTCCTCTTCTTCCCGAGCCGGCGGCTCGAGGAGTGGTCGCGCGCCCTGTTCGAGGCGCTCGCGCCGCTCGGCAAGAAGTACTTCGTGACGTCGACGATGGCGCTCAAGACGGACGACGATCTGCTCGACCGGATCGCCCGCGCCGGGGTCACGTCGTTCTACTGCACGATGAACGTGGATCCGAAGTCGATCCGCGCGCTCGGCGGCGACGCCGAGGCCCAGGCCGAGCTCGCCGACCTCGTGGCGAAGCTCGAGGGCCGCGGGATCCGGTTCTACGCGTCGATAGGCCTCGGCCGCGACTGGGACGGGCCCGGGCTCGCGGACGCGATCCTCGAGCTGTGCGCCAAGGCGCGCATCCGCACCGCCGAGTTCTTCCTGTTCTGCCCCTACCCCGGCTCGTCGCTCTGGGACCGGCTCGAGCGCCAGGGCCGGATCCTCCACCGCGAGTGGCGGAAGTACAACGGCGCGCACGTCGTGTGGCGGCCGGCCAACCTCGAGCCGGACGGGCTGCACGAGCAGTTCCTGCGGCTGTGGCGCGAGTTCTATGCCGCGCAGGACTCGGGTGACGTCGTCCGCAACCTGGAGCCGGATCGCTCGGACGCGCACCTCGCCGAGCGGCGGCGGCGGGCTGGCGCCGAGGGCGAGGGATGA
- a CDS encoding beta-ketoacyl-[acyl-carrier-protein] synthase family protein, translating into MTGSQMRRAAITGIGVLSPVGLSRAEVARAVAEGLSGIAPIEAFDTAPFRTRFGGEVRGFDPMAALTAEERAGLGDRYLELAVAAARQAVRDAGLPWSREAPAGARVGLVVGTCNGGLLTAERHYRMLAGLEPDAFDRRMNRNIRYHGIGAALAHAFGVAGPTLVVSTACSSSTCALGAALELLAAGDADAVIAGGSDALCLSTMAGFDSIKATSTGRIAPFSLPPGLNLGEGAAFWILEELGAARRRGARIDGELLGYAFTADAHHPTAPDPRGDGQYRTMARALERAGVAAAELGCINLHGTGTEANDRTETKSVRRIIGDAAIPCHSFKSQVGHCLGAAGALEATAGLLGMIGGVIPATINFSEPRPGCDLDVVPNAPRPARYSRFLSCNYAFGGHNAAIAVGACEPGRPPAAGPDPGAQAVVTGCGAVTPFGLGVDALLAGLRAGRTALSPFGDRVAEPSRARLGGLVPQFAARDVDKRLDFRSLTRISRYAIAAARLALAGSGLRLGPKEGLETGVVSGVYVGTSEEEYMRLVTRTKGAEVDIGSFASIVPNATGGFVSNALALKGYSCTVTMAADAGLFALRLAQLAIESRSTARVVAGGADELYSRYVLNYDVLDYLKSGAAEERCGIDLEVDDRRVLAEGAAYAIVEERAVAAARGARVLARIAGSGHTTDAAAFGGAARTPDGLARAIALALESAGWSADDVGLVCWSPQGNRGDAVTLAALEAALGARGKTVPLVTSALHTGPAEAGPGVTTLAALLGAWADGRGMWRERTGVPSIDGRAAPQGAARALLVATSDQGFNLAIAIEPEGGAA; encoded by the coding sequence ATGACCGGCTCGCAGATGCGGCGCGCGGCGATCACCGGGATCGGCGTGCTCTCGCCGGTCGGGCTCTCCCGCGCCGAGGTCGCTCGGGCGGTCGCTGAAGGCCTGTCGGGGATCGCGCCCATCGAGGCGTTCGACACCGCCCCGTTCCGGACGCGGTTCGGCGGCGAGGTGCGCGGGTTCGACCCTATGGCGGCGCTGACCGCCGAGGAGCGGGCCGGGCTCGGCGACAGGTACCTCGAGCTCGCGGTGGCCGCGGCGCGGCAGGCGGTGCGCGACGCCGGGCTCCCGTGGTCGCGCGAGGCGCCGGCCGGCGCGCGCGTGGGGCTCGTCGTCGGCACGTGCAACGGCGGGCTGCTCACCGCGGAGCGGCACTACAGGATGCTCGCCGGGCTCGAGCCGGACGCCTTCGACAGGAGGATGAACCGCAACATCCGCTACCACGGCATCGGCGCGGCGCTCGCCCACGCGTTCGGCGTCGCCGGCCCGACGCTCGTCGTCTCCACCGCGTGCTCGTCGTCCACCTGCGCGCTCGGCGCGGCGCTCGAGCTGCTCGCGGCCGGGGACGCGGACGCCGTGATCGCGGGCGGCTCGGACGCGCTCTGCCTCTCGACGATGGCCGGGTTCGACTCGATCAAGGCGACGTCGACCGGCCGGATCGCGCCGTTCTCCCTGCCCCCGGGGCTCAACCTGGGCGAGGGCGCGGCGTTCTGGATCCTCGAGGAGCTCGGGGCGGCGCGGCGCCGCGGGGCGCGGATCGACGGCGAGCTGCTCGGGTACGCGTTCACGGCCGACGCCCACCACCCGACCGCGCCGGATCCGCGCGGCGACGGGCAGTACCGCACGATGGCGCGCGCGCTCGAGCGGGCCGGGGTCGCGGCGGCCGAGCTCGGCTGCATCAACCTGCACGGGACCGGCACCGAGGCGAACGATCGCACCGAGACCAAGTCCGTGCGGAGGATCATCGGAGACGCGGCGATCCCGTGCCACTCGTTCAAGTCGCAGGTCGGGCATTGCCTCGGCGCGGCCGGCGCCCTCGAGGCCACGGCCGGGCTGCTCGGGATGATAGGCGGCGTGATCCCGGCGACGATCAACTTCTCCGAGCCGCGGCCCGGGTGCGACCTCGACGTCGTGCCCAACGCGCCGCGGCCCGCGCGCTACTCGCGGTTCCTGTCGTGCAACTACGCGTTCGGCGGGCACAACGCGGCGATCGCGGTCGGCGCGTGCGAGCCCGGGAGGCCCCCCGCGGCGGGACCGGATCCCGGGGCGCAAGCCGTGGTCACCGGGTGCGGCGCGGTCACGCCGTTCGGGCTCGGGGTGGACGCCCTGCTCGCGGGCCTGCGCGCCGGGCGCACGGCGCTCTCGCCCTTCGGCGATCGCGTCGCCGAACCGTCGCGGGCGCGCCTCGGCGGCCTCGTGCCGCAGTTCGCGGCGCGCGACGTCGACAAGCGGCTCGACTTCCGATCGCTCACGCGCATCTCGCGGTACGCGATCGCGGCGGCGCGGCTCGCGCTCGCCGGCTCGGGGCTCCGGCTCGGCCCCAAGGAGGGGCTCGAGACCGGCGTCGTGAGCGGCGTGTACGTCGGCACGAGCGAGGAGGAGTACATGCGGCTCGTGACGCGCACGAAGGGCGCCGAGGTGGACATCGGCTCGTTCGCGTCCATCGTGCCGAACGCGACCGGCGGCTTCGTCTCGAACGCGCTCGCCCTCAAGGGGTACTCGTGCACGGTCACGATGGCCGCGGACGCGGGGCTCTTCGCTTTGCGCCTCGCGCAGCTCGCGATCGAGAGCCGCTCGACCGCGCGGGTCGTCGCCGGCGGCGCGGACGAGCTCTACTCGCGGTACGTCCTCAACTACGACGTGCTTGACTACCTCAAGAGCGGCGCGGCGGAGGAGCGCTGCGGCATCGACCTCGAGGTCGACGATCGGCGCGTCCTCGCCGAGGGCGCGGCGTACGCGATCGTCGAGGAGCGGGCCGTGGCCGCGGCGCGCGGCGCGCGGGTCCTCGCCAGGATCGCGGGCAGCGGCCACACCACCGACGCGGCGGCGTTCGGCGGCGCCGCCCGGACGCCGGACGGCTTGGCGCGGGCGATCGCCCTCGCGCTCGAGTCCGCCGGCTGGTCGGCCGACGACGTCGGCCTCGTGTGCTGGTCGCCCCAGGGGAACCGCGGCGACGCCGTGACGCTCGCGGCGCTCGAGGCGGCGCTCGGCGCGCGCGGCAAGACGGTCCCGCTCGTCACGAGCGCGCTCCACACCGGGCCCGCCGAGGCGGGCCCGGGCGTCACGACGCTCGCGGCGCTGCTCGGCGCGTGGGCGGACGGCCGCGGCATGTGGCGGGAGCGGACGGGCGTCCCATCGATCGACGGGCGCGCCGCGCCGCAGGGAGCCGCAAGGGCGCTGCTCGTCGCCACGAGCGACCAGGGGTTCAACCTCGCGATCGCGATCGAGCCCGAGGGAGGTGCCGCGTGA